A DNA window from Eremothecium cymbalariae DBVPG#7215 chromosome 3, complete sequence contains the following coding sequences:
- the PIH1 gene encoding Pih1p (similar to Ashbya gossypii AAL062W), giving the protein MDFLLRPIDSKESSVINIQPQPGFVVKSKLEFSKNNCLKLKTKTLINICHDEQIPCPEVDFNPSIVYPLIMNNKWEIPIVTSSVREDTDKKGKLCYVWDCCVNSKCMQWIRKDYQLREILVEWCLESCELRQEVSISREVLTFPKLKSKGHIPPLEILVQDLEQDFKEGNEETVHVGQSNPASILKLRGYMQEQETLSTSMNGDSLPPLFPNSSTASKYKPLIEEIDLPNVHRTLNRVPKRKEIDYSIIMGKPKDTSVYKIKIEITSPLQLSSEYALHYDPSENALLISHTRTDIYIAKEIKIPLPNIFATTPTIKSFFIMCDARLLIFL; this is encoded by the coding sequence ATGGATTTCTTATTGAGGCCAATAGATTCAAAGGAGTCTTCAGTAATTAATATTCAGCCCCAACCAGGATTTGTCGTAAAATCCAAATTGGAATTTAGTAAAAATAACTGTTTGAAGCTTAAAACCAAAACGCTTATTAACATATGTCATGATGAACAGATTCCATGCCCTGAAGTAGATTTCAACCCTAGTATTGTCTACCCTTTAATTATGAACAACAAATGGGAGATACCTATTGTTACATCGTCTGTCAGAGAAGATACAGATAAGAAAGGTAAACTATGTTATGTCTGGGACTGTTGTGTCAACTCTAAGTGCATGCAGTGGATACGTAAGGATTATCAGCTGCGGGAAATATTGGTAGAATGGTGTTTAGAATCTTGTGAACTAAGACAAGAAGTTTCCATATCAAGGGAAGTCCTTACATTTCCGAAGTTAAAATCTAAGGGCCATATTCCACCATTAGAAATACTGGTGCAAGACTTAGAACAGGATTTTAAAGAGGGAAATGAGGAAACCGTGCATGTGGGTCAAAGTAACCCAGCTTCAATACTAAAGTTAAGAGGTTATATGCAAGAACAGGAAACTCTATCTACAAGCATGAATGGAGACTCTTTACCACCATTATTCCCAAACAGCAGCACTGCTTCTAAATATAAACCActaattgaagaaattgacCTGCCAAACGTACATAGAACTCTCAATCGCGTACCTAAAcgaaaagaaattgattaTTCAATCATAATGGGCAAGCCGAAGGACACAAGTGTTTACAAAATTAAGATAGAGATTACCTCACCTCTACAACTAAGTTCGGAATATGCATTACACTACGATCCAAGTGAAAACGCTCTACTCATATCGCACACAAGAacagatatatacataGCCAAAGAAATCAAGATTCCATTGCCTAACATATTTGCCACCACACCAACTATAAAATCCTTTTTCATAATGTGTGACGCGCGATTATTAATCTTTCTATGA
- the PRO1 gene encoding glutamate 5-kinase (similar to Ashbya gossypii AAL061C), with translation MDKSFTIVLKLGSSSLVDETTKEPKLSTMSLIVETVVKLRRMGHKVILVSSGGIAVGMKTMGLNKKPKRLSKLQAVAAVGQGRLIGRWDSLFRFFDQRIAQILVTRNDILDWGQYKNAQNTIRELLQMGTVPIVNENDTLSIREIKFGDNDTLSAITAVLAGADYLFLLTDVECLYTDNPRTNPEAKPILVVPDLSKGLPGVNTSGGSGSDVGTGGMSTKLIAAELATNASVHTIIMSSETPSNIYKIVAFMQTRVQEVQDVADDLERLQLEELNVLAENDVPMHTRFIANENQNHLKEREFWMLHGLVSQGAIIIDSGAYKALTRKNKAGLLPAGMIAVEGNFHELQAVDLKLGKRGKDGELDPNVPLQIVGRARCNYTSIELDKIKGLKSNEIELALGYADSEYVAHRHNLAFPPH, from the coding sequence ATGGATAAATCATTCACAATTGTTTTAAAGCTAGGTTCATCCTCGTTGGTAGACGAGACTACTAAGGAACCCAAACTATCAACTATGTCACTTATTGTAGAGACTGTTGTTAAATTGAGGCGCATGGGCCATAAGGTTATCTTAGTTTCTTCTGGTGGAATAGCAGTTGGTATGAAGACCATGGGTTTGAATAAGAAGCCAAAACGGCTTTCGAAGTTACAAGCAGTTGCAGCTGTGGGACAAGGAAGGTTAATTGGTCGGTGGGATTCGTTGTTCAGGTTCTTTGATCAGAGAATAGCTCAAATACTGGTTACAAGAAATGATATATTAGATTGGGGACAATACAAGAACGCCCAAAACACTATTCGCGAACTCCTTCAGATGGGAACTGTGCCAATTGTGAATGAGAATGATACCTTGTCAATTCGGGAGATAAAATTTGGTGATAATGATACGTTGAGTGCAATTACTGCGGTACTTGCAGGTGCTGATTACCTATTTTTGTTGACGGATGTTGAATGTCTCTACACTGATAATCCGAGAACAAACCCTGAGGCCAAACCAATATTAGTTGTTCCAGACTTATCGAAGGGATTGCCAGGCGTTAACACTTCTGGTGGTTCTGGGTCTGACGTCGGTACAGGTGGTATGTCTACGAAGCTAATAGCGGCTGAACTTGCTACCAATGCCAGTGTCCATACTATAATTATGAGCAGTGAAACGCCTTCTAACATTTATAAAATTGTTGCGTTTATGCAAACTAGAGTTCAAGAAGTTCAGGATGTCGCCGATGATCTGGAACGACTTCAGCTAGAAGAACTAAACGTGTTGGCAGAAAACGATGTCCCGATGCATACTAGATTCATTGCAAatgaaaaccaaaatcatCTAAAAGAGAGGGAATTTTGGATGTTGCATGGTCTAGTAAGCCAAGGTGCAATCATTATCGATTCAGGCGCTTACAAGGCTTTAACTCGTAAGAATAAAGCAGGTCTACTGCCTGCCGGCATGATTGCTGTAGAAGGTAATTTCCACGAATTGCAAGCTGtggatttaaaattagGAAAACGGGGGAAAGATGGTGAATTGGATCCCAATGTTCCACTGCAAATTGTCGGCAGGGCCCGTTGCAATTACACCAGTATTGAACTAGATAAAATCAAAGGATTGAAAAGCAACGAAATCGAGCTAGCGTTAGGGTACGCAGATAGCGAATATGTTGCACACAGGCATAACCTAGCATTCCCGCCACACTAA
- the CFT1 gene encoding cleavage/polyadenylation factor CFT1 (similar to Ashbya gossypii AAL060W) codes for MNVYDEVINATVVQNCIQGYFTSALQQELIISRTNVLSVFHYSAKGQLVLSYEWKLSGHVHSMALIPQPGSELYCLVILTGCGKLSILKFDHMSQSLDTLSLHYYEDKFKELSLLEISNTPSLIVDRSFRCLLVRNNDCIAILPLNVTKEEEEEEEDNEKDEDRSNGGRFSFKRHKLNGGSVKQFVNSSTIMPASHLHSDIKNVLDVQFLHGFNKPTLAILYQPILAWSGNEKLRSQTVKVIILSLDFEDEKSTVINIIQGLPNDLHTLIPLSNASIVVGVNELIYIDNTGALQGTVSLNSFSKTVLNTKVKDNSSLQAFFNRPVCQYTTISKGKDIMLLMDEKSQMYNVIIESEGRLVTAFNCVRLPIVNDIFKNNHLPTCICGDVDLETGNLFIGFKSGDAMRVRLNNLRSSLASKGNVVETMEADEDYDELYGGSTEVEKKNMDTETPFDIETLDNLINIGPLTSLAVGKVSSIEPTIAKLTNPNRCELSIVATSGNSTGSHLTVFENTIVPTVEKALKFISVTQIWNLKIKDKDKYLVTTDSSQSKSDIYSIDRDFKPFKSFDFKKNDTTVSTAVTGAGKRIVQVTSKGVYLFDINFKRMMTMNFDFEVVHVCINDPFLLLTNSKGDIKIYELEPKHKKKFVKMVLPEALKEIIITFGVILESNMCNKYLHGLENSNKNQLLFTFVTADNQIVFFTKEHNDRIFQLNGIDEFHERLFISTYQLPEEINPDPSIKQVMINKLGHKFKEEYLTILTFGGEIYLYRKCVDNPDKFVKCEHELYITGAPDNAYAKGVHGVERVAHYIEDYNGYSVIFVTGTVSYIIIKEDTSVPRIFPFGNITLVSMTRWGKNSVMCVDDGKNARIMTLNLDNHRYYGNKMPLRKIFLEDVLEDFETFNNITYHERTQNFIVSFSKSIDYDALSEEGERIVGYEASKPHAKGFQSGILLINPKTWNIIDRIELGPNSLISDMRTMMIQLNSNTKRKREYLVVGNTYVRDEDISGTGSFYLYDITEVVPEPGKPDTNYKFKEIFQEDIRGTVSTVCEISGRFMISQSSKAMVRDIQEDNSVVPVAFLDMPVFITDAKSFGNLMIIGDAMHGFTFVGFDAEPYRMITLGKSVTKLETMSLEFLVNNGDMYFIITDRSQVMHVLKYAPDEPNSLSGQRLVYCTSFNLHSINTCMRLIQKNNEFVDLRRNYGSHMSTFQCIGCHIDGSIFKVVPLTESSYRRLYLVQQQIIDKEVQLCGLNPRMERLQNPYYQLGHLLRPMLDFTILKKFSTLSISKRRSMASKAGHQAHTEVWRDLIDIEYSLTSLNKSTN; via the coding sequence ATGAACGTTTATGACGAGGTAATAAATGCCACAGTCGTGCAAAACTGTATTCAAGGCTATTTCACATCCGCACTTCAACAGGAACTTATTATCTCGAGGACCAACGTCCTTTCAGTTTTTCACTATAGTGCTAAGGGGCAATTGGTGCTGAGCTATGAGTGGAAGTTGTCAGGACATGTGCACTCCATGGCTTTGATTCCTCAACCTGGATCGGAGCTTTATTGTTTAGTGATTTTAACAGGATGTGGAAAGCTTTCTATACTGAAGTTTGATCATATGTCTCAAAGCTTGGATACGCTTAGTCTACATTACTACGAAGATAAGTTCAAGGAATTGAGTCTATTAGAAATTAGTAACACACCATCGCTTATTGTTGACCGTTCGTTCAGATGTTTATTAGTTCGCAACAACGACTGTATCGCTATTCTGCCGTTGAACGTAACgaaagaggaagaagaagaagaagaagataatgaaaaagaCGAAGATCGGAGCAATGGTGGCAGGTTTAGCTTTAAAAGGCACAAGTTAAATGGTGGTTCGGTAAAACAATTTGTAAATTCAAGCACAATTATGCCCGCATCTCATTTACATTCAGATATTAAGAATGTTTTGGACGTTCAGTTTTTGCATGGCTTTAATAAACCTACCTTAGCAATTCTATATCAACCTATCTTGGCATGGAGTGGTAATGAAAAGTTAAGAAGTCAAACGGTAAAGGTGATTATTTTGTCATTGGATTTTGAAGACGAAAAATCTACCGTGATTAACATTATTCAAGGACTTCCAAATGACCTACATACTCTGATTCCACTATCTAACGCATctattgttgttggtgtaAATGAGCTAATTTATATCGATAACACAGGGGCACTACAAGGCACTGTATCGTTAAATTCCTTTTCTAAAACCGTGTTGAATACTAAAGTAAAGGATAATTCTAGCCTACAAGCCTTTTTTAATCGTCCCGTTTGTCAATATACAACAATTTCAAAGGGGAAGGATATCATGTTATTAATGGATGAAAAATCCCAGATGTACAATGTGATAATAGAGTCAGAAGGCAGATTGGTAACTGCATTTAATTGTGTGAGATTGCCAATCGTCAACgacatttttaaaaataatcaTTTACCAACCTGCATATGTGGGGATGTTGATTTAGAAACCGGAAATCTATTCATTGGATTCAAATCTGGAGATGCAATGCGTGTAAGACTGAACAATTTAAGGTCTTCATTAGCGTCAAAAGGCAATGTAGTCGAAACTATGGAAGCTGACGAAGATTATGATGAATTATACGGCGGCAGCACTGAAgtagaaaagaaaaatatggataCAGAAACACcttttgatattgaaactTTGGATAACTTAATAAATATCGGACCTCTTACCTCGTTAGCAGTCGGTAAAGTATCATCCATAGAACCAACAATCGCTAAATtaacaaatccaaataGATGTGAACTCTCAATTGTAGCTACATCAGGAAACAGCACCGGGTCCCATTTGACAGTTTTCGAGAATACCATTGTACCAACAGTTGAAAAAGCCCTAAAATTTATTTCGGTCACACAAATatggaatttgaaaattaaGGATAAGGATAAATATTTGGTAACTACTGATTCTTCCCAAAGTAAGAGTGATATTTATTCGATAGACAGAGACTTTAAGCCGTTTAAATCctttgattttaaaaaaaatgatacTACGGTAAGTACTGCAGTTACAGGTGCTGGTAAAAGAATTGTTCAGGTAACCTCTAAAGGagtttatttatttgatataaaCTTTAAACGTATGATGACCATGAACTTTGActttgaagttgttcaTGTCTGTATTAATGATCCATTTTTGTTATTGACAAATTCTAAGGGTGATATTAAGATCTATGAACTTGAGCCAAAACACAAGAAAAAATTCGTTAAGATGGTCCTACCAGAAGCGTTgaaagaaattattattacattTGGCGTCATTCTGGAAAGTAATATGTGTAACAAGTATTTACACGGTCTAGAAAATTCCAATAAGAATCAGCTTTTATTTACATTTGTCACAGCTGATAATCAAATTGTATTCTTTACAAAGGAGCACAACGATAGGATTTTCCAACTTAATGGAATTGATGAGTTTCACGAAAGGCTTTTTATAAGTACTTATCAGTTACCGGAAGAGATTAATCCAGATCCATCGATCAAGCAAGTAATGATCAACAAACTAGGACATAAATTCAAGGAGGAATATTTAACTATATTAACGTTTGGTGgtgaaatatatttatatcgGAAATGTGTTGATAATCCGGATAAATTTGTCAAGTGTGAACATGAGTTATATATTACAGGTGCGCCAGATAATGCATATGCTAAAGGTGTTCACGGCGTGGAACGAGTTGCTCATTACATAGAAGATTATAATGGTTATTCCGTCATTTTCGTAACAGGAACTGTCTCATACATTATAATAAAAGAGGATACATCCGTTCCGCGCatttttccttttggaAATATAACCTTAGTATCTATGACTCGGTGGGGGAAGAATAGTGTTATGTGCGTTGATGATGGCAAAAATGCTCGTATCATGACGTTGAACTTGGACAACCACAGATATTATGGTAATAAAATGCCCTTGAGAAAAATCTTTTTAGAAGATGTTCTTGAGGATTTCGAAAccttcaataatatcacTTATCATGAGAGAACACAGAATTTTATAGTTTCATTCTCGAAATCCATTGACTATGATGCTCTAAGTGAAGAAGGTGAGAGAATTGTGGGATATGAAGCTTCGAAGCCCCATGCAAAGGGATTCCAATCTGGGATTTTATTGATTAATCCAAAAACCTGGAATATCATTGACAGGATTGAACTGGGGCCAAATTCGCTGATAAGTGACATGAGAACAATGATGATTCaattaaattcaaataCCAAACGGAAAAGAGAATATCTAGTAGTTGGTAACACATATGTGCGCGATGAAGATATTAGTGGAACTGGTTCATTTTACTTGTATGATATAACTGAGGTTGTTCCGGAGCCAGGAAAACCAGACACTAACtataaatttaaagaaatattcCAAGAAGATATTAGAGGCACTGTTTCTACTGTTTGTGAAATTAGTGGCAGATTCATGATTAGTCAAAGCTCCAAGGCAATGGTCAGAGACATACAAGAAGATAACTCGGTTGTTCCTGTTGCTTTTTTGGATATGCCTGTTTTCATAACAGATGCAAAGAGCTTTGGaaatttgatgataattGGTGATGCCATGCATGGCTTCACCTTTGTAGGCTTTGATGCAGAACCTTACAGAATGATAACTCTAGGTAAGAGTGTAACCAAACTAGAAACGATGAGCTTAGAATTCTTGGTGAATAATGGTGATATGTATTTCATTATCACTGATAGAAGTCAAGTCATGCATGTTTTGAAATATGCTCCTGATGAACCAAACTCCCTATCAGGCCAAAGACTAGTTTATTGCACCAGCTTTAATTTGCATTCTATAAATACATGTATGCGATTGATCCAGAAAAACAATGAATTTGTAGACCTCAGAAGAAACTATGGTTCACATATGTCTACATTTCAATGCATTGGATGCCATATTGATGGTTCCATTTTTAAGGTCGTTCCCTTGACGGAGTCTTCCTACAGAAGACTATATCTAgtacaacaacaaataatcGACAAAGAAGTTCAACTTTGTGGATTGAATCCTAGAATGGAGCGTCTTCAGAACCCTTATTATCAATTGGGCCATCTCTTGAGACCAATGCTGGATTTTaccattttaaagaaattttcCACTTTGTCAATTTCAAAGCGGAGATCTATGGCTAGCAAAGCAGGTCATCAGGCACATACTGAGGTATGGCGTGATCTAATTGATATAGAATACTctttaacttctttaaataaGTCTACCAATTAG
- the GPI11 gene encoding mannose-ethanolamine phosphotransferase GPI11 (similar to Ashbya gossypii AAL059W) gives MVVKKRQTVKKKFVSFSDDDVLSRANRSTKSNTHYDSPPVYVRRTPLTIPIHLPVLCYWFAKCSKDYDIVRALWYLAPSQLLYLVLQFNRCTVYGNKIIKTNHSLLLVSAGTTFLLTIPCMLFIILFGAPISELLKKTWLLSLHCCVLAYPAIYSVYNSDFKVGYFKKYFISIAIGCWISCVVIPLDWDRPWQAWPTPIVIGGYIGAFFGYTFGSFL, from the coding sequence ATGGTAGTTAAGAAAAGACAAACGGttaaaaagaagtttgTTTCATTTTCAGATGACGATGTTTTGTCCAGGGCCAATCGTTCTACAAAAAGTAATACGCATTACGATAGCCCACCGGTTTATGTCAGAAGAACACCGTTGACAATTCCAATCCATCTACCTGTATTATGTTATTGGTTTGCAAAATGCTCAAAGGACTATGATATTGTGAGGGCGTTATGGTACTTGGCACCAAGCCAGCTGTTATACTtagttcttcaatttaACAGATGTACAGTGTATGGTAATAAGATTATAAAGACCAATcattcattattattagtgtCTGCGGGAACTACATTCCTATTGACCATTCCATGTATGCTATTCATTATTCTGTTTGGTGCTCCCATTTCTGAACTGTTGAAGAAAACGTGGCTGTTGTCACTGCACTGTTGTGTATTGGCGTATCCTGCAATATATTCGGTTTACAACAGTGATTTTAAAGTAGgctattttaaaaagtacTTTATTTCAATTGCTATAGGATGCTGGATCAGCTGTGTGGTAATTCCACTCGACTGGGATAGACCTTGGCAAGCATGGCCAACTCCTATTGTAATTGGTGGTTACATTGGTgcattttttggttatACTTTTGGCAGCTTTTTATAG
- a CDS encoding uncharacterized protein (similar to Ashbya gossypii AAL058C): MKRWFASSSHILTDLSKFVVRKTGTGSGPFVEFPDFQLLQGSLLLRIPSSSTVFSKLEQVGVFNVPPETALPFMNCEKLPNGFTKLITGAAPVNLICHTRASSNNLKVLEVDDYGKGWKLMKPASQVIFYSGDLSFNEGKLLGRGLVALMTQGPLHELKLNGGEEMLIAPESIVGYFDCKIEKLEKLDNSIAISQIVKKYGTMYLGKFYDQLLYLMSRVIRKDKLYFKVRGPGIMLLQSHYALGSQSYSRDEILRSMK; the protein is encoded by the coding sequence CCAAGTTTGTGGTTCGCAAAACTGGCACTGGATCAGGCCCTTTTGTCGAATTCCCCGATTTTCAGTTACTCCAAGGTTCATTACTATTAAGAATTCCATCATCTAGTACAGTGTTTAGTAAATTAGAACAGGTTGGCGTATTCAATGTGCCTCCAGAAACTGCTCTTCCCTTCATGAACTGTGAAAAATTGCCTAATGGATTCACTAAACTGATTACAGGGGCGGCACCTGTCAATTTGATATGCCACACGCGGGCATCTTCAAACAATTTAAAGGTACTTGAAGTCGATGATTATGGTAAAGGTTGGAAATTAATGAAGCCGGCTTCTCAGGTAATCTTTTACAGTGGTGATTTATCCTTTAATGAGGGCAAGTTACTTGGCAGGGGCCTGGTTGCTCTTATGACACAGGGCCCTTTGCATGAGTTAAAACTAAATGGAGGTGAAGAGATGCTTATTGCACCTGAAAGTATTGTTGGGTACTTTGACTGCAAGATTGAGAAGTTAGAAAAGCTAGACAACTCAATTGCAATTTCACAGATAGTAAAGAAATACGGAACGATGTATTTAGGCAAGTTCTATGATCAATTGCTATATCTGATGTCCAGGGTTATCCGCAAAGATAAACTATATTTTAAGGTGAGGGGACCTGGCATTATGCTTTTGCAATCACATTACGCTTTAGGATCTCAATCATATTCTAGGGATGAAATCCTACGATCAATGAAATAG